In a single window of the Lentisphaera araneosa HTCC2155 genome:
- a CDS encoding bifunctional fucokinase/fucose-1-phosphate guanylyltransferase — translation MQTLLSVPVNTSHFFESLKSIANLFVSHDPQGRRLGSGGGTVHLMHEAHQATNTELSFETWLETSDKCIVHGGGQSRRLPAYSALSKLLTPMPVHRYSQAQKIDQCLIDLQLPFFKKMLSASTANCLIASGDALIDFKGVLPEIPDADVICLGLWESAEVSSHHGVFFCDKEANNLEFMLQKPAPDKIRDLANDYHYLIDAGVWLLSSKAQKVLALKCVAGDLNAMSSESVQNYDLYSDFAAGLGNQASLHDDDINSLTCAIYALDEASFLHFGTNDELITSSQKLQNKTYNQRELYNSHGKKHSDIFTLNADIKYQMCAENNGHIWIENSYIPETWNLSREHILTGIPENSWILEVPQGICLDIVPLKSGKVCVRPYGIRDKFSASVKEGQWLNKTISELFDGTIPEQIRDIDDIQEAPLFPCINREELNEDLIQTLIKGENLESLFEDFECISASEIQCQADLVSLDSQRKSLLQKILPNLAANYKNSVFYQLDLYHLAQIYPLDQLAPPIAESEDLATHLKDALFRAKVHEFNSRESDYEQRAFATLAKSIVENKPEFTKPSFSILQDQILWGRSPARLDLAGGWTDTPPYCFFNGGEVVNLAVNLNGQAPIQAFAKKVTDPHIIIRSIDLGVSEIVKTFDDLQAYDQLGQGFVIPKAALILCGLSKDPHFGHGYDSLEEQLKEMGGGLELTMLCAIPKGSGLGTSSILASTVIGVLSELFNLNWDKMRICQNTLILEQMLTSGGGWQDQFGGVYHGLKYLKTDKGLKQEPRCQCLPDSIFTKPQNKAKILLYYTGITRVAKNILGEIVRGMFLNQAEHLENLNGIRENAKRVYDAILENSYEKVADAVEKSWQLNQALDAGTNTAEIQNILNLVDQHLIGKKLLGAGGGGYILMFAKSTQDAVQLREKLESAPPSPGARFVEISVSNTGFEITTS, via the coding sequence GAGTAAACTATTGACGCCGATGCCGGTGCATAGGTATTCTCAAGCCCAGAAGATCGATCAATGCCTAATTGATTTACAATTACCTTTTTTCAAAAAAATGTTGAGTGCTAGTACGGCTAATTGTCTCATTGCTTCAGGAGATGCGCTGATTGATTTCAAGGGAGTTTTACCTGAAATCCCCGATGCCGACGTGATTTGCTTGGGCCTTTGGGAAAGTGCCGAAGTTTCGAGTCATCACGGTGTTTTTTTCTGTGATAAGGAGGCAAATAATTTGGAATTCATGTTGCAAAAGCCCGCCCCAGACAAAATACGTGATTTGGCTAATGACTATCACTATTTAATTGACGCGGGAGTTTGGCTCCTATCTTCTAAAGCACAAAAAGTCTTGGCACTTAAGTGCGTCGCTGGTGACTTGAATGCAATGAGCTCTGAATCAGTACAAAATTATGATCTTTATTCAGATTTCGCAGCGGGTTTGGGTAATCAAGCTTCATTGCATGATGATGACATTAATTCACTGACTTGTGCAATTTATGCTTTAGATGAGGCAAGTTTTTTGCATTTCGGTACAAATGATGAGCTGATTACATCTTCTCAAAAGCTCCAAAATAAGACTTATAATCAACGTGAACTCTACAATAGCCATGGTAAAAAACATAGTGATATCTTTACACTCAATGCGGATATCAAGTATCAGATGTGCGCTGAAAACAATGGCCACATTTGGATAGAAAATTCATATATCCCTGAGACTTGGAATTTAAGTCGTGAACATATTTTAACGGGTATTCCAGAGAATTCATGGATTCTGGAAGTTCCTCAGGGAATATGTTTAGATATAGTGCCACTTAAGTCGGGTAAAGTTTGTGTTCGTCCCTATGGGATAAGAGATAAATTTTCAGCCTCAGTTAAAGAGGGGCAATGGTTAAATAAGACTATTTCAGAGCTTTTTGATGGTACAATACCTGAACAAATTAGAGACATTGATGATATTCAAGAAGCGCCCTTATTTCCCTGTATAAATAGAGAAGAACTAAATGAAGACCTGATTCAGACTTTAATTAAGGGTGAAAATTTAGAGAGCTTGTTTGAAGATTTTGAATGTATAAGTGCCTCTGAAATACAATGCCAAGCTGACCTAGTAAGTTTAGATTCACAAAGAAAGTCATTGCTTCAAAAGATTTTACCAAACTTAGCCGCAAACTATAAAAATAGCGTCTTTTATCAGCTTGATCTCTATCATCTGGCTCAGATATACCCACTTGATCAATTGGCGCCACCAATAGCCGAAAGTGAAGATTTGGCTACACATCTTAAAGATGCCCTATTTAGAGCTAAGGTGCATGAGTTCAATAGTCGAGAGAGTGATTATGAGCAAAGGGCGTTCGCAACTCTAGCTAAAAGTATAGTTGAGAACAAGCCTGAATTCACAAAACCAAGCTTCAGTATTTTACAGGATCAAATATTATGGGGTCGTTCACCTGCACGTTTAGATTTGGCAGGTGGCTGGACTGATACGCCACCTTATTGTTTTTTTAATGGTGGCGAAGTAGTTAATCTAGCGGTGAATCTCAATGGTCAAGCACCCATTCAAGCTTTTGCTAAGAAGGTTACTGATCCCCATATTATCATCCGCTCTATAGATCTCGGTGTGTCGGAAATTGTTAAAACTTTTGATGATTTGCAGGCTTATGATCAACTAGGGCAGGGCTTTGTTATTCCAAAGGCAGCTTTAATACTCTGCGGCTTAAGTAAAGATCCCCATTTTGGTCATGGCTATGATTCCTTAGAAGAGCAACTCAAAGAAATGGGGGGGGGATTGGAGTTGACCATGCTTTGCGCCATACCAAAGGGTTCAGGTTTAGGGACTAGTAGTATTTTGGCATCCACAGTGATTGGTGTTTTAAGTGAACTCTTCAATCTAAATTGGGATAAAATGAGAATTTGTCAAAATACACTGATTCTTGAACAAATGTTAACTTCTGGTGGTGGTTGGCAAGATCAGTTTGGGGGCGTATACCATGGTTTGAAGTATTTAAAAACTGATAAGGGGCTCAAGCAAGAACCTCGTTGCCAGTGCTTACCAGATAGTATTTTTACGAAGCCACAAAATAAAGCAAAGATTTTATTGTATTACACGGGGATAACGCGTGTGGCTAAAAATATTCTCGGTGAGATTGTTCGCGGAATGTTTCTTAATCAGGCGGAGCATTTGGAAAACCTTAATGGAATAAGAGAAAATGCTAAAAGAGTTTACGATGCCATCCTAGAAAATAGTTATGAAAAAGTTGCTGATGCAGTAGAAAAAAGTTGGCAATTGAATCAGGCTTTGGATGCGGGGACTAATACAGCTGAAATTCAAAATATTTTGAACCTGGTAGATCAGCATCTGATAGGTAAAAAACTCTTGGGAGCAGGCGGTGGCGGATATATATTGATGTTTGCCAAATCAACACAGGATGCCGTACAGTTAAGAGAGAAACTCGAATCTGCCCCACCTTCACCAGGGGCACGCTTTGTAGAAATCTCGGTGTCAAATACGGGTTTTGAGATAACTACGAGTTAA